A genomic stretch from Erigeron canadensis isolate Cc75 chromosome 9, C_canadensis_v1, whole genome shotgun sequence includes:
- the LOC122583780 gene encoding EG45-like domain containing protein encodes MDTANIVIFITMFVCNFKYALGDIGTASSYDPPYTPTKCNGDQADQFPSGNLFVSVSEGLWDNGAACGRRYRLKCLSGSNKPCKDGTIDVRVVDFCSKSRSSSRPCPSSTILLSNDAFSAISKSPRAKINVEYVQI; translated from the exons ATGGACACAGCCAACatagttatatttattactATGTTTGTATGCAACTTCAAGTATGCATTGGGGGACATTGGTACTGCCTCTTCATATGACCCTCCTTACACAC CAACCAAGTGTAACGGGGACCAAGCAGACCAATTTCCATCAGGGAACTTGTTTGTATCGGTGAGCGAAGGGCTGTGGGACAACGGGGCAGCATGTGGCAGGCGTTACCGGTTGAAATGTCTTAGCGGGAGTAACAAACCATGTAAAGACGGCACCATTGATGTTCGGGTGGTGGATTTTTGCTCAAAAAGTAGATCAAGCAGCCGGCCATGTCCTTCCAGTACCATTCTCTTGTCTAACGACGCCTTCTCTGCTATTTCCAAATCTCCACGGGCTAAAATCAACGTGGAATACGTACA GATATGA